The DNA window TTGCGCGCGACCTGTCCCAGCGCGGCCGTGATGGTGAAGGGAATCCAGAGCGTGGTGATGGAGAACATGGGGGCTGCTGTCTTCACCCTCCCCTGGAGGGGGAGGGTCGGCTCGCATCGCAAGATGCGAGACGGGGTGGGGTGACGGTCTCTCAACTCGGGCAGCGTTCGAAGGGAGAGACTGTCACCCCACCCCGATCGCTGCGCGATCGACCCTCCCCCTCCAGGGGAGGGTAAGAATCAAAATCGTATTAGATTACTCACGCCCCCTCCGCCACCACCATGTAGTTGACGTCCATGTCGGAGGAGAGGCTCCAGCGGTCGGCGAACGGTGAATAGACCACGCCGGCCTGATCGGAGATGGCGAGCTTGTTGTTCGCCAGATGCCGGGTCAGTTCTTCCGGGGTGACGAACTTGTCCCATTGATGGGTGCCGCGCGGCAGCCAGCGCAGGACATATTCGGCGCCGACGATGGCCAGCGCAAAGCTCTTCCAGTTGCGGTTCAAGGTCGAGATCACCATCATCCCGCCGGGCTTGAGCATCGCGGCGCAGCGATTGAGGAACATGCCGACGTCGCTGACATGCTCGACCACTTCCATGGCGAGCACGATGTCGAAGCGCTCGCGCACATCCATCTGTTCGACGGTGGTGCAGCGGTAATCGATCGACAGATGCCCCTTGTCGGCGTGCAGCCGGGCGGCGGCGATGTTGGTGGCGGAGGGATCGATGCCGATCACCTGGGCGCCGAGACGGGTGAACGGTTCGCACAAC is part of the Bradyrhizobium erythrophlei genome and encodes:
- the ubiG gene encoding bifunctional 2-polyprenyl-6-hydroxyphenol methylase/3-demethylubiquinol 3-O-methyltransferase UbiG, with protein sequence MAMQPNSSASFSGPQGSAAQGSTVDPAEVAKFSKLSDQWWDPNGKMAPLHKINPLRLTYIRDAACRKFERNVKSLNCLAGLRILDIGCGAGLLCEPFTRLGAQVIGIDPSATNIAAARLHADKGHLSIDYRCTTVEQMDVRERFDIVLAMEVVEHVSDVGMFLNRCAAMLKPGGMMVISTLNRNWKSFALAIVGAEYVLRWLPRGTHQWDKFVTPEELTRHLANNKLAISDQAGVVYSPFADRWSLSSDMDVNYMVVAEGA